A single genomic interval of Bradyrhizobium sp. AZCC 1693 harbors:
- the ilvD gene encoding dihydroxy-acid dehydratase produces the protein MPAYRSRTTTHGRNMAGARGLWRATGMKNEDFGKPIIAVVNSFTQFVPGHVHLKDLGQLVAREIEKAGGVAKEFNTIAVDDGIAMGHDGMLYSLPSREIIADSVEYMVNAHCADAMVCISNCDKITPGMLMAALRINIPTVFVSGGPMESGKVNLKGKIRAVDLIDAMVAAADSNVSDADVEVIERSACPTCGSCSGMFTANSMNCLTEALGLALPGNGSVLATHADRKGLFVEAGHLIVDLARRYYEQDDETALPRTIANFKAFENAMTLDIAMGGSTNTVLHLLAAAYEGQVPFTMQDIDRLSRRVPVLCKVAPSVADVHLEDVHRAGGVMAILGELDRAGLLNRGLPMVHSKSLEDALGRWDIKQTRSESVRKFFMAAPGNVPTQVAFSQERRFEELDTDRAAGCVRDAEHAYSKDGGLAVLSGNIALDGCIVKTAGVDESILKFEGPARVFESQDAAVEAILGNKIKAGDVVVVRYEGPRGGPGMQEMLYPTSYLKSKGLGKVCALITDGRFSGGSSGLSIGHISPEAAEGGLIGLVEDGDRISIDIPARSISLVADDATLAKRREAMLARGSEAWKPAKKRSRNVTMALKAYAALTTSAARGAVRIVPE, from the coding sequence ATGCCCGCCTACCGCTCCCGAACCACGACCCACGGCCGCAACATGGCGGGCGCCCGCGGCCTCTGGCGCGCCACCGGCATGAAGAACGAGGACTTTGGCAAGCCGATCATTGCCGTGGTCAATTCGTTCACCCAGTTCGTGCCGGGCCACGTGCACCTGAAGGATCTCGGCCAGCTCGTCGCGCGCGAGATCGAGAAGGCGGGTGGCGTCGCCAAGGAGTTCAACACCATCGCGGTCGACGACGGCATCGCGATGGGCCATGACGGCATGCTCTACAGCCTGCCGTCGCGCGAGATCATTGCCGACAGTGTCGAGTACATGGTCAACGCGCATTGCGCCGATGCCATGGTCTGCATCTCCAACTGCGACAAGATCACGCCCGGCATGCTGATGGCGGCGCTGCGGATCAACATCCCGACCGTGTTCGTCTCGGGCGGGCCGATGGAGTCCGGCAAGGTCAACCTCAAGGGCAAGATCCGCGCGGTCGACCTGATCGACGCCATGGTCGCCGCGGCCGACAGCAATGTCAGCGATGCCGACGTGGAAGTGATCGAGCGCTCGGCCTGTCCGACCTGCGGCTCGTGCTCGGGCATGTTCACGGCCAATTCCATGAACTGCCTCACCGAGGCGCTGGGCCTTGCGCTGCCGGGCAACGGTTCAGTGCTGGCGACCCATGCCGACCGCAAGGGCCTGTTCGTCGAGGCCGGGCATCTGATTGTCGATCTGGCGCGGCGCTACTACGAACAGGACGACGAAACTGCGCTGCCGCGCACCATCGCCAACTTCAAGGCATTCGAGAACGCCATGACCCTCGACATCGCCATGGGCGGCTCGACCAACACCGTGCTGCATTTGCTGGCTGCGGCCTATGAAGGGCAGGTGCCGTTCACGATGCAGGATATCGACCGCCTGTCGCGGCGGGTGCCTGTTCTCTGCAAGGTGGCGCCGTCGGTGGCGGACGTGCATCTGGAAGACGTCCATCGCGCCGGCGGCGTGATGGCGATCCTCGGCGAACTCGACCGCGCCGGCCTGCTCAATCGTGGCCTGCCGATGGTTCACTCCAAGTCGCTGGAGGACGCGCTTGGCCGCTGGGACATCAAGCAGACCAGGAGCGAGAGCGTCCGCAAATTCTTCATGGCCGCTCCGGGCAACGTGCCGACCCAGGTGGCGTTCAGCCAGGAACGCAGGTTTGAAGAGCTCGATACCGATCGCGCGGCAGGCTGCGTCCGCGATGCCGAGCATGCCTATTCGAAGGATGGCGGCCTTGCCGTGCTGTCGGGCAACATCGCGCTCGATGGCTGCATCGTGAAGACGGCCGGCGTCGATGAGAGCATTTTGAAGTTCGAGGGGCCGGCACGGGTCTTCGAAAGCCAGGACGCCGCGGTCGAAGCTATTCTCGGCAACAAGATCAAGGCCGGCGACGTCGTCGTGGTTCGATACGAAGGCCCGCGCGGCGGCCCCGGCATGCAGGAGATGCTGTACCCGACCAGCTATCTGAAATCGAAGGGCCTCGGCAAGGTCTGCGCGCTGATCACCGACGGCCGCTTCTCCGGCGGCTCCTCGGGCCTGTCGATCGGACACATCTCGCCGGAAGCCGCCGAGGGCGGCCTGATTGGCCTCGTGGAGGACGGCGATCGCATCAGCATCGACATCCCCGCGCGTTCGATCAGCCTGGTGGCCGATGACGCCACGCTCGCAAAACGCCGCGAAGCCATGCTGGCCCGCGGGTCGGAGGCATGGAAGCCCGCCAAGAAGCGCAGCCGCAATGTGACGATGGCGCTGAAGGCCTATGCGGCGCTGACCACGAGCGCCGCCCGCGGCGCGGTACGCATCGTTCCGGAGTAA
- the modC gene encoding molybdenum ABC transporter ATP-binding protein, with amino-acid sequence MLRVDVTKQLGEFSLEAAFESQGRVTGLFGASGAGKTSLINMIAGLLRPDRGVIALDGEMLDDTAAGVHVPPHRRRIGYVFQDARLFPHLDVRQNLDYGRRMNRLAVDDSHHKRVTELLDIGHLLDRRPGKLSGGERQRVALGRALLSKPRLLLLDEPLGSLDEGRKVEILPYLIRLRDEGIPMVYVSHDAAELRQLATQIVMLKRGRVTALGGVKVLT; translated from the coding sequence ATGCTGCGCGTCGACGTCACCAAACAGCTCGGCGAATTCTCGCTGGAAGCCGCGTTCGAAAGCCAGGGCCGCGTCACCGGCCTGTTCGGCGCATCCGGCGCCGGCAAGACCTCGCTGATCAACATGATCGCAGGCCTGCTGCGCCCCGACCGTGGCGTCATCGCGCTCGACGGCGAAATGCTGGATGACACGGCCGCAGGCGTCCACGTGCCGCCGCACCGGCGCCGGATCGGCTATGTGTTTCAGGACGCGCGGCTGTTTCCGCATCTCGACGTGCGGCAAAATCTCGACTACGGCCGGCGCATGAACAGGCTTGCTGTGGACGATTCCCATCACAAGCGCGTCACCGAACTGCTCGATATCGGCCATCTGCTTGACCGCCGGCCCGGAAAACTCTCCGGCGGCGAACGCCAGCGCGTCGCCCTCGGGCGGGCGCTGCTGTCAAAGCCGCGTTTGCTGCTGCTGGACGAGCCGCTGGGATCGCTCGACGAGGGCCGCAAGGTCGAGATTCTGCCCTACCTGATTCGGCTCCGCGACGAAGGCATTCCGATGGTCTATGTCAGCCACGACGCCGCCGAACTGCGTCAACTGGCGACGCAGATCGTGATGCTCAAGCGCGGCCGGGTGACCGCGCTCGGCGGCGTCAAGGTGCTGACGTAG
- the modB gene encoding molybdate ABC transporter permease subunit → MFEISPAEWTAILLSLRVAIVATLVATPFGIALAWLLARREFWGKSILDALVHLPLVLPPVVTGYLLLLTFGRRGLVGAWLADNLGIVFAFRWTGAALACGIMSFPLLVRPIRLSIEAIDRRLEQASSTLGAAPWQVFATVTLPLALPGVLAGMVLGFAKAIGEFGATITFVSNIPGETQTISTAIYSLIQTPDGDSAAGRLVVVSTVIAMGALIASEWFARRATKRLHGN, encoded by the coding sequence ATGTTCGAGATATCGCCGGCCGAATGGACGGCCATCCTGCTCTCGTTGCGGGTGGCCATTGTTGCAACGCTGGTGGCGACGCCGTTCGGCATCGCGCTGGCGTGGCTGCTGGCGCGGCGTGAATTCTGGGGCAAATCCATCCTCGATGCGCTGGTTCATCTGCCGCTGGTGCTGCCCCCCGTCGTCACCGGCTATCTGCTGCTGCTGACGTTTGGCCGCCGCGGCCTGGTCGGCGCGTGGCTCGCCGATAACCTTGGCATCGTGTTCGCGTTTCGCTGGACCGGCGCCGCGCTGGCCTGCGGTATCATGTCGTTTCCGCTGTTGGTGCGGCCGATCCGTCTCTCTATCGAGGCGATCGACCGCCGGCTGGAACAGGCGTCCAGCACGCTCGGCGCCGCTCCCTGGCAGGTGTTTGCCACCGTGACGCTGCCGCTGGCGCTGCCGGGCGTACTGGCCGGCATGGTGCTCGGCTTCGCCAAGGCGATCGGCGAGTTCGGCGCCACCATCACCTTCGTCTCCAACATCCCCGGCGAAACCCAGACCATTTCTACCGCGATCTATTCGCTGATCCAGACCCCCGACGGCGACAGCGCGGCCGGGCGGCTGGTGGTCGTTTCTACCGTGATCGCGATGGGCGCCTTGATCGCCTCCGAATGGTTCGCGCGACGCGCCACCAAACGCCTGCACGGGAATTGA
- the modA gene encoding molybdate ABC transporter substrate-binding protein, with protein MYRSTGIFTALVLLIGAMCSPAAAQDKALTVFAAASMKNALDDINAAYTAKSGVKITVSYGPSSGLARQIEQGAPADVFISADTDWMDYAAGKKNISESSRINLLGNSIVLIAPKDSKIGNVNIGAGFDLAKLAGDGRIATGDVKSVPVGKYAKAALEKLGAWQTAEPKFAMAESVRAALTLVARGEAALGIVYSTDAKVEPGVKVVGTFPADSHPAVVYPVAATTTAKPQASDYLAFLRSTAAKTILEKYGFKFLVSPST; from the coding sequence ATGTATCGCAGCACCGGTATCTTCACTGCCCTTGTCCTTCTGATCGGGGCGATGTGCTCGCCCGCCGCTGCGCAGGACAAGGCCCTGACTGTGTTTGCCGCGGCTTCGATGAAGAACGCGCTCGACGACATCAACGCTGCCTACACGGCGAAATCGGGCGTCAAGATTACCGTCAGCTATGGACCGAGTTCGGGCCTGGCCAGGCAGATCGAGCAGGGCGCGCCGGCCGATGTCTTCATCTCGGCCGATACCGACTGGATGGATTACGCGGCAGGCAAGAAGAACATCAGCGAGTCCAGCCGGATCAATCTGCTCGGCAACAGCATTGTGCTGATCGCGCCGAAGGATTCCAAGATCGGCAATGTGAACATCGGGGCCGGCTTCGACCTCGCCAAACTCGCCGGCGACGGCAGAATCGCGACCGGCGACGTCAAGTCCGTGCCGGTTGGCAAATACGCCAAGGCGGCGCTGGAGAAGCTCGGCGCATGGCAGACCGCGGAGCCGAAATTCGCGATGGCCGAAAGCGTGCGCGCCGCGCTGACGCTGGTGGCGCGCGGTGAAGCCGCGCTCGGCATCGTCTATTCCACGGACGCCAAGGTCGAGCCCGGCGTCAAGGTCGTCGGTACGTTCCCGGCCGACTCCCACCCGGCGGTCGTCTATCCCGTCGCGGCGACAACGACCGCGAAGCCGCAAGCGTCGGACTATCTCGCCTTCCTGCGCTCGACCGCGGCCAAGACCATCCTCGAAAAATACGGCTTCAAGTTTCTCGTCAGCCCTTCGACCTGA
- a CDS encoding Spy/CpxP family protein refolding chaperone encodes MKIWPLIVSIAFVTSVHAQTPYAGMQGRSIKALSDQQIAELGTGRGMGLALAAELNGYPGPSHVLELADKLELSAEQRASMQRLFDSMKAEAMPLGSKLIEQEAELDRLFASRTVTPESLKASTAAVAATQGTLRETHLKYHLSTGSILTQAQMTKYAELRGYGSGHKRQHHH; translated from the coding sequence ATGAAGATTTGGCCCCTGATTGTATCGATTGCCTTCGTGACCAGCGTGCACGCCCAAACCCCGTATGCCGGGATGCAGGGGCGTTCGATCAAGGCGCTGTCCGATCAGCAGATTGCCGAGCTCGGCACCGGCCGCGGCATGGGTCTGGCGCTCGCCGCCGAATTGAACGGCTATCCGGGCCCGTCGCACGTTCTCGAACTCGCCGACAAGCTCGAGCTCTCCGCCGAGCAACGTGCCAGCATGCAACGCCTGTTCGATTCCATGAAGGCTGAAGCGATGCCGCTGGGCTCGAAGCTGATCGAGCAGGAGGCCGAGCTGGACAGGCTGTTTGCAAGCCGGACCGTCACGCCGGAAAGCCTGAAGGCGTCCACGGCGGCCGTTGCCGCGACGCAGGGGACGCTGCGCGAAACCCATTTGAAGTATCACCTGTCGACCGGAAGTATTTTGACGCAAGCGCAGATGACAAAGTATGCGGAATTGCGGGGTTACGGCAGCGGCCACAAGCGTCAGCATCACCATTGA
- the mepA gene encoding penicillin-insensitive murein endopeptidase — protein MTPRLILIPLLTLMIAAGVAGAWAQDKGTVHPKPLPPLANPNDPTVAAKELFGRKLLPAAMPTRVLGFYAHGCIAGAEGLPINGDTWQVMRLSRNRYWGHPDLVALVKRLAAKARKDAGWPGILVGDMSQPRGGPMFTGHASHQVGLDADIWLTPMPNRQLSRNEREETSAVMMVRTDRLDIEPSAWTPTHLAVIRAAALEPSVQRIFVNAAIKKALCREAKGDRYWLHKVRPMYGHDYHFHIRIKCPPGASECESQPDPNEGEGCSTSDLAYWFSDAVLHPKPPKVPPKPKPPMTMAALPPACKAVLNAPDAKP, from the coding sequence ATGACCCCCCGCCTGATTCTGATCCCCCTCCTGACCTTGATGATCGCCGCCGGTGTCGCGGGCGCATGGGCGCAGGACAAGGGCACGGTCCATCCAAAACCGCTGCCGCCGCTCGCGAACCCAAACGATCCCACGGTCGCCGCCAAGGAGCTGTTCGGCCGCAAGTTGCTGCCGGCGGCGATGCCGACGCGCGTGCTCGGGTTCTATGCCCATGGCTGCATCGCGGGCGCGGAAGGGCTGCCGATCAACGGCGACACCTGGCAGGTGATGCGGCTGTCGCGCAATCGTTATTGGGGCCACCCCGACCTGGTCGCGCTGGTCAAGCGGCTGGCTGCGAAGGCACGCAAGGATGCCGGCTGGCCGGGGATATTGGTCGGCGACATGTCGCAGCCGCGCGGCGGACCGATGTTTACCGGGCACGCTAGCCATCAGGTGGGACTCGACGCCGACATCTGGCTGACGCCGATGCCGAACCGGCAACTATCGCGCAACGAGCGCGAGGAGACGTCGGCCGTGATGATGGTGCGCACCGACCGGCTCGACATCGAGCCGAGCGCCTGGACGCCGACGCATCTTGCGGTGATCCGCGCCGCCGCGCTGGAGCCCAGCGTGCAACGCATCTTCGTCAATGCCGCGATCAAGAAGGCGCTCTGCCGTGAGGCCAAAGGCGACCGCTACTGGCTCCACAAGGTGCGGCCGATGTACGGCCACGACTATCACTTCCACATCCGCATCAAATGCCCGCCCGGCGCCAGCGAATGCGAAAGTCAGCCCGATCCGAACGAAGGCGAAGGCTGCAGCACCAGCGATCTCGCCTACTGGTTCAGCGATGCGGTGCTGCACCCGAAGCCGCCGAAAGTGCCGCCCAAGCCGAAACCGCCGATGACGATGGCCGCGCTGCCGCCTGCTTGCAAGGCGGTATTGAACGCGCCCGATGCGAAGCCCTGA
- a CDS encoding Bug family tripartite tricarboxylate transporter substrate binding protein translates to MHGSTPALLPVRRILAILTLFLALTAHGRTPALAGDFPDRPVKIVVPFPAGGTADAIPRIVADWLSRKWGQPVVIENRTGAAGNIGAEQVYHSAPDGYTLLSSPPPPLAINHNLYPRLGFDPTKFEPVIVMAQVPNALIVNPNNIKATSVPELIEYLRGNSDKTICATQGNGTTSHLTSELFQLLAKVKLRHIPYRGSAPALQGLVAGDVDVMFDNLGVSLALVQAGKLRLLAVASSDRLPALPDVPTIAETLPGFEAVAWYGIVAPPKTPKNTVDKINADVNEALRQPVVQDQLKKLSAVIFGGSVDKTSKYMREEVDRWAAVIKSANIELQ, encoded by the coding sequence ATGCACGGCTCTACGCCAGCTCTGCTTCCCGTCCGTCGTATATTGGCGATACTGACGCTGTTTCTGGCCCTCACCGCGCATGGTCGCACGCCGGCACTGGCCGGTGATTTCCCGGACCGTCCCGTGAAAATCGTCGTTCCGTTTCCGGCCGGCGGAACCGCCGACGCGATTCCGCGAATTGTCGCCGACTGGCTGTCGCGCAAATGGGGCCAGCCGGTGGTCATCGAGAACCGCACCGGCGCCGCCGGAAACATCGGCGCCGAACAAGTCTACCATTCGGCGCCCGACGGCTACACCCTGCTCTCGTCACCGCCGCCGCCGCTTGCGATCAATCACAATCTTTATCCCAGGCTCGGCTTCGATCCGACGAAGTTCGAGCCTGTCATCGTCATGGCTCAGGTGCCGAACGCGCTGATCGTCAATCCGAACAACATCAAGGCAACGAGCGTGCCCGAGTTGATCGAATACCTGAGGGGCAATTCCGACAAGACCATCTGCGCCACGCAGGGCAACGGCACGACCTCGCATCTGACCTCGGAGCTGTTTCAGCTGTTGGCAAAGGTGAAGCTGCGGCACATTCCGTACCGCGGCTCGGCGCCTGCGCTGCAGGGTCTCGTCGCCGGCGACGTCGACGTCATGTTCGACAATCTCGGCGTCTCGCTGGCGCTGGTTCAGGCCGGCAAGCTGAGGCTGCTCGCGGTGGCCTCGTCCGATCGTCTGCCGGCGCTGCCGGATGTGCCGACGATAGCTGAAACACTGCCGGGTTTTGAAGCGGTCGCCTGGTACGGCATCGTGGCGCCGCCCAAGACTCCGAAAAACACCGTCGACAAAATCAATGCCGACGTGAACGAGGCGTTGCGTCAGCCTGTGGTGCAGGACCAGCTCAAGAAGCTATCCGCCGTCATTTTTGGCGGCTCGGTCGACAAGACGTCCAAATACATGCGCGAGGAAGTCGACCGGTGGGCTGCCGTGATCAAGTCGGCCAATATCGAGCTGCAATAG
- a CDS encoding FAD-dependent monooxygenase, which translates to MMQPQLTVVIIGGGIGGLFAANALIAHGLHVSVYEQASALGEVGAGVFLTPNSVRQLQRVGLGPQVERRGARVGHGSRYFRHDGAPIAPVQVTDSAGWNATFGMHRADLVEMLAAALPSGVVRMGHRGVGFEQAGEVARVSFANGTVAEGDVIIAADGIHSELRPYAAPPSRPVFHGSVAYRGVLPHARIPHWPTDCWQMWLGKGKHFLSFPVRSGELINYVGFVPADAEMQESWSAPGDPDVLRREFWGWDPRIGTLLSQVEKTFRWALYDREPLPTWTRGRLTLLGDAAHPMLPHLGQGANQSIEDGMALATILAQATRASTPAALLAYERLRRERVAAVQRGARENGMRYDSSYADLGVRDAEISAHAAFRRGLYDHDVVPEAQAAAAALS; encoded by the coding sequence ATGATGCAGCCGCAGCTCACTGTCGTGATCATTGGAGGCGGAATTGGTGGACTGTTCGCCGCGAACGCGCTGATCGCCCACGGCCTCCATGTTTCCGTCTACGAGCAGGCGTCCGCGCTCGGTGAAGTCGGAGCAGGGGTCTTTCTGACTCCGAACAGCGTGCGACAATTGCAGCGCGTGGGTCTCGGACCTCAGGTGGAACGACGGGGCGCCCGGGTTGGCCACGGTTCTCGCTATTTTCGCCACGACGGTGCGCCGATCGCTCCGGTCCAGGTGACGGACTCCGCGGGCTGGAACGCTACCTTCGGCATGCATCGCGCCGACCTCGTCGAGATGCTGGCCGCCGCATTGCCATCAGGCGTGGTGCGCATGGGACATCGCGGCGTTGGCTTTGAGCAGGCCGGAGAGGTTGCGCGGGTGTCGTTCGCAAACGGTACGGTCGCCGAAGGCGACGTCATCATCGCGGCGGATGGCATCCACTCCGAACTCCGGCCCTATGCCGCGCCGCCATCGCGGCCGGTGTTTCACGGGTCCGTCGCCTATCGCGGCGTGCTGCCGCATGCGCGCATTCCGCACTGGCCGACGGATTGCTGGCAAATGTGGCTCGGCAAGGGAAAACATTTCCTCAGCTTTCCGGTGCGATCGGGCGAGCTCATCAACTATGTCGGCTTCGTGCCGGCCGATGCGGAAATGCAGGAATCATGGTCGGCGCCCGGCGACCCCGACGTGCTGCGCCGCGAGTTTTGGGGATGGGACCCGCGCATCGGGACCCTGCTGAGCCAGGTTGAAAAGACGTTCCGATGGGCGCTGTACGACCGCGAGCCGCTGCCGACCTGGACGCGTGGCCGCTTGACGCTGCTCGGCGATGCTGCGCACCCGATGCTTCCGCATCTCGGCCAGGGCGCCAATCAATCGATCGAGGATGGCATGGCGCTGGCGACAATTCTGGCACAGGCGACGCGCGCCAGCACACCGGCGGCGCTGCTGGCGTATGAGCGGCTGCGACGTGAGCGGGTGGCGGCGGTTCAGCGCGGCGCGCGCGAGAACGGCATGCGCTACGACTCCTCCTACGCCGATCTAGGCGTTCGCGATGCCGAGATATCCGCGCATGCGGCGTTTCGCCGAGGGCTTTACGATCACGACGTGGTGCCGGAAGCGCAAGCCGCGGCGGCCGCCTTGAGTTGA